The proteins below are encoded in one region of Thermococcus sp. 21S7:
- a CDS encoding NfeD family protein, whose translation MEALPISLLILGLLVIALDMMVTAFITPIGIAMVVMGLLMGFGVSFTESFVAALIAAVVSYIVVSRYVKKDVQDAGKGKYTFELKGKRGKVVEIGKDHYIVELEGDRWIALAEGDEKPGIGDTVEVVNVDGVKLMVRKV comes from the coding sequence ATGGAAGCGCTCCCGATTTCCCTTCTTATCCTCGGCCTCCTCGTGATAGCCCTGGACATGATGGTTACCGCGTTCATAACCCCGATCGGAATAGCGATGGTCGTCATGGGGCTCCTGATGGGGTTCGGGGTGAGCTTCACCGAGAGCTTCGTCGCGGCCCTCATAGCGGCGGTAGTCTCGTACATTGTCGTTAGCCGCTACGTAAAAAAGGACGTCCAGGACGCCGGAAAGGGCAAGTACACCTTCGAGCTGAAGGGCAAGCGCGGGAAAGTGGTTGAAATAGGAAAAGACCACTACATCGTCGAGCTTGAGGGGGACAGGTGGATAGCGCTGGCCGAGGGGGACGAGAAGCCCGGAATCGGCGACACCGTTGAGGTCGTCAATGTTGACGGCGTCAAACTCATGGTCAGGAAGGTCTGA
- a CDS encoding amidohydrolase codes for MFALIGTAVDCESPRKNVAVVVEDGFIRDVVPRERIGEYAVDEVYGGDGYIVLPGLVNAHTHVAMSKFRGLGEDVPIERWLSDVIWPAELEWKPEDVRRWALLGMAEALANGSTTINDHYFFADEIAKAAREVGIRAFIGQTVMDTIDFPIAAPEEGFRFFKDWVGKDGLMTPTLAPHATNTVSLELMREIGEFARGRNALIHVHLSQSMGEVREVKRRYGLSPVEYLERAGVLGDNLIGVHGIYLSDSEVSLYAKSGATLVHCSLSMAKLEGRIAPIIELFERGTNIALGNDSPNPVGLMDTFTEMRFAAVLNKVWRRRTDVASAREVFRWATVGGARALGLRAGLIKPGYLADLVLINARKAQFLPGENPYSHVVYSTRGSDVELVTVNGEVVYRNGLFTKLGKTMEELWAEFRPS; via the coding sequence ATGTTTGCACTTATTGGAACCGCCGTTGACTGCGAATCCCCAAGGAAGAATGTCGCGGTCGTAGTGGAAGACGGGTTCATCCGAGACGTCGTCCCCCGGGAAAGAATCGGTGAATACGCCGTCGATGAAGTTTACGGGGGAGACGGCTACATCGTCCTACCTGGCTTGGTCAACGCCCACACCCACGTCGCCATGTCGAAGTTTCGGGGCCTTGGTGAGGACGTGCCCATAGAGAGGTGGCTCAGCGACGTTATATGGCCCGCGGAGCTGGAGTGGAAACCAGAGGACGTTCGCCGCTGGGCGCTCCTCGGAATGGCTGAAGCGCTGGCCAACGGTTCAACGACGATAAACGACCACTACTTCTTCGCCGACGAGATAGCAAAGGCCGCCCGGGAAGTTGGAATAAGGGCCTTCATCGGCCAGACCGTCATGGACACGATTGACTTCCCCATAGCCGCGCCCGAGGAGGGTTTCAGGTTCTTTAAGGACTGGGTGGGAAAAGATGGGCTCATGACCCCAACCCTCGCGCCCCACGCCACCAACACGGTGTCCCTTGAGCTGATGAGGGAAATCGGCGAGTTTGCCCGCGGTAGGAACGCCCTGATTCACGTTCACCTCTCCCAGAGCATGGGGGAGGTGCGGGAGGTCAAACGCCGCTACGGCCTCTCTCCCGTCGAATACCTTGAAAGGGCCGGTGTACTTGGGGACAACCTTATCGGCGTCCACGGCATCTATCTGAGCGATTCAGAGGTTTCCCTCTACGCGAAAAGCGGTGCGACGCTCGTCCATTGCTCCCTGAGCATGGCAAAGCTTGAGGGAAGGATAGCCCCGATAATAGAACTCTTTGAGAGGGGAACGAACATCGCCCTCGGAAACGACTCCCCAAATCCGGTGGGTCTGATGGACACCTTCACGGAGATGCGCTTCGCGGCGGTTCTGAACAAGGTCTGGAGGAGAAGAACCGACGTCGCCTCTGCGAGGGAGGTTTTCCGCTGGGCCACTGTCGGGGGTGCAAGGGCACTCGGGCTGAGGGCGGGCCTCATAAAGCCCGGCTACCTCGCGGATCTGGTCCTTATAAACGCCAGAAAGGCCCAGTTCCTGCCGGGTGAAAATCCGTACTCGCACGTAGTCTACTCCACCAGGGGAAGTGATGTCGAGCTGGTCACGGTAAACGGGGAGGTCGTTTACAGAAACGGCCTGTTCACGAAACTTGGAAAAACGATGGAGGAGCTGTGGGCGGAGTTCAGACCTTCCTGA
- a CDS encoding serine/threonine-protein kinase: MPEVKKPALPEPPVPGFPSELLSRYEPLEFLGEGGFARVFKAKRRKDGKRVALKIPRIDERTSKTFIKEVSAWLHLDHPNIVKLYDVDILPIPYLEMEYVEGVEVDGETVRDLDGYPKPVDEETALKLVRGIAEGLKHAHSKGIYHRDLKPLNILLKADLTPKITDWGLAKLGTMSSSRSVLGYTPLYAAPEHLMPSKYGHTDQRTDIWQLGVTFYELLTGKLPFEGYTYEEVFGKITDENYRHKPPSEIDPRLAKYDGIFERLLAKRKEERYGSVDEFLEDLEKLDEAAKRKVELEKDVEELKKSLARSVEALKRSRSSEEILKNRRLVVETLGKLALAYAELNRKAELLNTLNYLKFYTAENLGDLTNAINTVEMLIKENLPVGQDFIERLKVLVHNIERENWKA; this comes from the coding sequence ATGCCAGAAGTGAAGAAGCCCGCCCTTCCCGAACCCCCTGTTCCGGGCTTTCCATCGGAACTCCTCTCCCGCTACGAGCCCCTCGAATTCCTCGGTGAAGGCGGATTCGCCAGGGTATTCAAAGCCAAACGCAGAAAAGACGGCAAAAGGGTCGCCCTCAAGATACCGAGGATAGACGAGAGAACAAGCAAGACTTTCATCAAGGAGGTCTCCGCATGGCTACACCTCGACCATCCAAACATCGTGAAACTTTACGATGTCGACATTCTTCCAATCCCCTACCTCGAAATGGAGTACGTCGAGGGTGTGGAGGTTGATGGTGAAACCGTTAGAGACCTCGACGGCTATCCAAAGCCCGTCGATGAGGAGACTGCGTTGAAGCTCGTCAGAGGCATTGCCGAGGGACTTAAGCATGCGCACTCAAAGGGCATCTATCACCGGGACTTGAAGCCGCTCAACATCCTCCTTAAGGCGGACTTAACCCCGAAAATCACTGACTGGGGACTGGCGAAGCTCGGAACCATGAGTTCGAGCAGGAGTGTTCTCGGTTACACCCCGCTTTACGCGGCGCCGGAGCACTTAATGCCGAGCAAGTACGGGCACACAGACCAGAGAACGGACATCTGGCAGCTGGGCGTTACCTTCTACGAGTTATTAACTGGGAAACTGCCGTTCGAGGGTTACACTTACGAGGAAGTCTTCGGAAAGATAACCGACGAGAACTATCGCCATAAGCCGCCCTCGGAAATCGACCCCCGGCTGGCAAAGTACGACGGAATCTTCGAGAGGCTCCTGGCAAAGAGGAAGGAGGAGCGCTACGGGAGCGTTGACGAATTTCTCGAAGACCTGGAAAAACTCGATGAGGCCGCAAAAAGGAAGGTGGAACTTGAAAAAGATGTTGAAGAGCTAAAGAAGTCCCTCGCAAGGAGCGTCGAGGCGCTAAAGAGAAGCAGAAGCTCCGAAGAAATCCTGAAGAATCGCAGGCTGGTGGTCGAAACCCTCGGCAAGCTGGCTTTGGCTTACGCCGAACTAAACAGGAAGGCAGAGCTTCTGAACACGCTCAACTACCTGAAATTCTACACTGCGGAAAACTTGGGCGATTTGACGAACGCAATCAACACGGTAGAGATGCTCATTAAGGAGAACCTTCCGGTCGGCCAAGACTTCATCGAGAGGCTGAAGGTTCTCGTGCACAACATTGAGAGGGAAAACTGGAAAGCATAG
- a CDS encoding DEAD/DEAH box helicase, with protein MYLRRDLIEPRVYQEVIYARCKETNCLVVLPTGLGKTLIAMLIADYRLSKYGGKVLMLAPTKPLAVQHAESFRRLFDLPPERINVLTGELSPKQRAELWARSTVITATPQTVENDILTGRISLKDVVLLVFDEAHRAVGNYSYVFIAREYLRTARYPLVLGLTASPGSDEERIREIVRNLGIERIEIRTESSPDVKPYVQRMSFEWVRVELPGIYKEVRSLLREMLKESLKPLAQFKLVSTYSPEISKREVLQAGSKINQEVARGNYELGRLRMYQAKAVKLQHAIELLETQGLTALRAYLKKLREDRRTKSSRGLMEDPRMRKVIYLLVQAKELGLDHPKMGKLKELVKKQLEKKPNSKIIVFTNYRDTGRKIVEELREMGVLAERFIGQASRSNDRGMSQREQKETLERFSRGEFNVLVATSVGEEGLDVPEVDLVVFYEPVPSAIRSIQRRGRTGRHRPGRVVILMAKGTRDEAYYWSSRRKEKGMFDAIKKLARELEKAHPGRGKIRERAVERVEMPSKGKIASLDEFLKPKEKPENAEKKVEKAEKPGPSKEEVYEKLPIRPVFVRKPKGIVVYVDNRELRSGVPKHLKELGAEIEVRTLDVADYVVSEEVGIERKSANDFIGSIIDGRLFDQVERLKRAYPKPVIIIEGELYGIRNVHPNAIRGAIAAVTLDWGVPILFSSGTEETAQFIYLLAKREQEERKKEVRLRSEKKALTLAERQRLIVEGLPYVSSTLAKRLLRHFENVERVFTATEEELREVEGIGEKKAREIRKVITAPYVEDGDG; from the coding sequence ATGTATCTCCGCCGCGATCTAATCGAGCCCCGCGTTTACCAGGAGGTAATCTACGCCCGCTGTAAGGAAACCAACTGCCTCGTCGTTCTGCCAACGGGGTTAGGAAAGACGCTTATAGCCATGCTCATAGCCGATTACAGGCTCTCGAAGTACGGCGGCAAGGTTCTCATGCTCGCCCCGACGAAGCCTTTGGCAGTCCAGCACGCCGAGAGCTTCAGGCGGCTTTTCGACCTTCCCCCGGAGAGGATCAACGTCCTCACCGGTGAACTCTCCCCCAAACAGAGGGCCGAGCTGTGGGCGAGAAGCACGGTAATAACCGCAACGCCCCAGACCGTTGAAAACGACATCCTTACCGGGAGGATCTCTCTGAAGGACGTCGTTCTGCTCGTTTTTGACGAGGCTCACCGGGCGGTGGGAAACTACTCCTACGTCTTCATAGCCAGGGAGTACCTCAGGACTGCCAGGTATCCTCTCGTGCTCGGTCTCACGGCATCCCCCGGAAGCGACGAGGAGCGGATACGGGAGATAGTCAGGAACCTCGGGATAGAGCGCATCGAGATAAGAACCGAGAGCTCGCCTGACGTCAAACCCTACGTTCAGAGGATGAGCTTCGAGTGGGTGAGGGTTGAGCTCCCCGGCATCTACAAGGAGGTGCGCTCCCTTCTGAGGGAGATGCTCAAGGAGAGCCTCAAGCCCCTCGCCCAGTTCAAGCTGGTGAGCACGTACTCGCCGGAGATCTCCAAGAGGGAGGTTCTCCAGGCGGGTTCAAAGATAAACCAGGAGGTCGCGAGGGGCAACTACGAGCTCGGCCGGCTTAGAATGTATCAGGCCAAGGCTGTAAAGCTGCAGCACGCGATAGAACTGCTTGAAACCCAGGGGCTAACCGCGCTGAGGGCGTACCTCAAGAAGCTCAGGGAGGACAGGAGGACGAAATCCAGCAGGGGGCTCATGGAAGACCCGCGCATGAGGAAGGTGATATACCTCCTCGTTCAGGCGAAGGAGCTTGGCCTCGACCACCCGAAGATGGGGAAGCTGAAGGAGCTCGTTAAAAAACAGCTGGAGAAAAAGCCGAACTCGAAAATCATCGTCTTCACGAACTACCGCGACACGGGGAGGAAGATAGTAGAGGAGCTCAGGGAGATGGGCGTTTTGGCGGAGCGGTTCATCGGGCAGGCGAGCAGGAGCAACGACAGGGGGATGAGTCAGAGGGAGCAGAAGGAGACCCTTGAAAGGTTCTCACGCGGTGAGTTCAATGTTTTGGTGGCCACGAGCGTTGGTGAAGAAGGCCTCGACGTGCCCGAGGTCGACCTCGTCGTCTTCTACGAGCCTGTGCCCTCGGCCATAAGGAGCATCCAGAGGCGCGGAAGAACCGGAAGGCACAGGCCGGGGAGGGTCGTTATACTGATGGCCAAGGGGACGCGCGATGAAGCCTACTACTGGAGCTCCCGGAGGAAGGAAAAGGGCATGTTCGACGCCATAAAGAAGCTCGCCAGGGAACTTGAGAAAGCCCACCCGGGGAGGGGTAAAATAAGGGAAAGGGCCGTGGAGCGTGTTGAGATGCCCTCGAAGGGAAAAATAGCTTCCCTCGATGAGTTTCTGAAGCCGAAGGAAAAGCCTGAAAATGCTGAGAAGAAGGTGGAAAAGGCCGAGAAACCCGGGCCTTCCAAGGAGGAGGTCTATGAAAAGCTCCCGATAAGGCCCGTCTTCGTGAGGAAGCCGAAGGGAATAGTTGTTTACGTAGACAACCGCGAGCTCAGGAGCGGCGTTCCAAAGCATCTTAAGGAGCTCGGAGCGGAGATAGAGGTCAGAACCCTCGACGTCGCTGATTACGTGGTCAGCGAGGAGGTCGGGATAGAGAGGAAGAGCGCCAACGACTTCATAGGCTCCATCATCGACGGCAGACTCTTCGACCAGGTTGAGAGGCTGAAGAGGGCCTACCCGAAGCCGGTGATAATCATAGAGGGCGAGCTTTACGGTATAAGGAACGTCCACCCCAACGCCATCAGGGGCGCCATAGCTGCAGTAACCCTCGATTGGGGGGTCCCCATACTGTTCTCCTCCGGAACCGAGGAGACGGCCCAGTTCATCTACCTCTTAGCGAAGCGCGAGCAGGAGGAGAGGAAGAAAGAAGTTCGCCTCAGGAGCGAGAAGAAGGCCTTAACCCTCGCCGAGAGGCAGAGGCTCATCGTTGAGGGCCTCCCCTACGTCTCGTCCACACTCGCGAAGAGGCTCCTTCGGCACTTCGAGAACGTTGAGCGCGTTTTCACCGCCACTGAGGAGGAGCTCCGGGAAGTCGAGGGAATAGGCGAAAAGAAGGCAAGGGAGATAAGGAAGGTGATAACCGCCCCCTACGTTGAGGACGGGGATGGGTGA
- the asnS gene encoding asparagine--tRNA ligase yields MIDKVYCADVRPDMEGKRVKLAGWVYRKREVGKKVFIVLRDSSGIVQTIFKKELSEEAYAEAKKVGIESSVIVEGTVKADPRAPTGVEIQADRIEIVQNVDFFPITKDASDEFLLDVRHLHLHSPKVAAIMKVKATMMQAAREWLLQDGWYEVFPPILVTGAVEGGATLFKLKYFDRTAYLSQSAQLYLEAAIFGLEKVWSLTPSFRAEKSRTRRHLTEFWHLELEGAWMDLWDIMKVEEELVSYMVQRTLELRRSEIETFRKDLTTLKNAVPPFPRVSYDEAIDILQSKGVEIEWGEDMGADEERILTQEFEAPFFVHGYPKGIKAFYMKEDPEDPRKVLAADMLAPEGYGEIIGGSQREDDYNKLVQRILDEGMDPKDYEWYLDLRKYGSVPHSGFGLGLERLVAWVLKLDHVRWATLFPRTPSRLYP; encoded by the coding sequence ATGATTGATAAGGTTTACTGCGCTGACGTTCGGCCAGATATGGAAGGTAAGCGCGTTAAACTTGCAGGATGGGTTTATAGGAAGAGAGAAGTCGGAAAAAAGGTGTTTATAGTCCTCCGCGATTCAAGCGGGATAGTTCAGACCATATTCAAGAAGGAGCTGAGCGAGGAAGCCTACGCCGAGGCGAAGAAGGTCGGAATCGAGTCTAGCGTGATAGTCGAGGGCACCGTCAAAGCCGACCCCCGCGCGCCCACAGGGGTCGAGATTCAGGCGGACAGAATCGAGATCGTTCAGAACGTGGACTTCTTCCCGATAACCAAAGACGCGAGCGACGAGTTCCTGCTGGACGTGAGGCACCTCCACCTGCACTCACCCAAGGTCGCCGCGATAATGAAGGTCAAGGCGACGATGATGCAGGCCGCTCGCGAGTGGCTCCTTCAGGACGGCTGGTACGAGGTCTTCCCGCCGATACTCGTCACCGGTGCCGTCGAGGGAGGAGCGACGCTCTTCAAGCTCAAGTACTTCGACAGGACGGCTTACCTCAGCCAGTCGGCCCAGCTCTACCTTGAGGCAGCTATATTTGGCCTCGAAAAGGTCTGGTCGCTCACGCCGAGCTTCAGGGCCGAGAAGAGCAGAACCAGGAGGCACCTCACCGAGTTCTGGCACCTTGAGCTTGAGGGAGCCTGGATGGACCTCTGGGACATCATGAAGGTCGAGGAGGAGCTGGTAAGCTACATGGTTCAGCGCACGCTGGAGCTCAGGAGGAGCGAGATTGAGACCTTCAGGAAGGACTTAACCACCCTCAAGAACGCGGTTCCGCCCTTCCCGAGGGTGAGCTACGACGAGGCGATTGATATACTCCAGAGCAAGGGCGTCGAGATAGAGTGGGGCGAGGACATGGGCGCCGACGAGGAGCGCATCTTGACCCAGGAGTTCGAGGCCCCGTTCTTCGTCCACGGCTATCCCAAGGGCATTAAGGCCTTCTACATGAAGGAGGATCCGGAGGACCCGCGCAAGGTTCTCGCCGCGGACATGCTCGCGCCCGAGGGATACGGTGAGATCATCGGCGGTTCCCAGCGTGAGGACGACTACAACAAGCTCGTGCAGAGAATCCTCGACGAAGGCATGGATCCAAAGGACTACGAGTGGTACCTTGACCTCAGGAAGTACGGCAGCGTTCCGCACAGCGGCTTCGGCCTCGGCCTTGAGAGGCTCGTCGCCTGGGTGCTGAAGCTCGACCACGTCCGCTGGGCAACCCTGTTCCCGAGGACGCCGAGCAGGCTGTATCCGTGA
- a CDS encoding SPFH domain-containing protein: protein MPFAGIALVVLGVFLLIMLLLSVKVIRPYQKGLVERLGKFNRILEPGIHFIIPFMERVKVVDMREHVVDVPPQEVICKDNVVVTVDAIVYYQILDPVKVVYNVSNFLMAIIKLAQTNLRAIIGEMELDETLSGRDIINAKLREELDKITDRWGVKITRVEIQRIDPPRDIQEAMAKQMTAEREKRAMILLAEGERESKIKKAEGEKQAAILRAEGEKQRQILVAEGQAEAIRKVLEALSMADEKYLALQYIEKLPELGRQGNLIVPYDTESLIGLLRILQKVKDIPMPETPEPSGGDGGEEVTPSEPGEGNSDLNPEKA, encoded by the coding sequence ATGCCGTTTGCCGGGATTGCACTAGTTGTACTAGGAGTGTTCCTTTTGATAATGCTCCTGCTGAGCGTGAAGGTTATCCGTCCGTACCAGAAGGGTCTCGTCGAGAGGCTCGGAAAGTTCAACAGAATCCTGGAGCCGGGAATACACTTCATAATACCCTTCATGGAGCGCGTCAAGGTCGTGGACATGCGCGAGCACGTCGTCGATGTGCCGCCGCAGGAGGTCATCTGTAAGGACAACGTCGTCGTCACCGTCGATGCCATCGTTTACTACCAGATACTCGACCCCGTCAAGGTCGTTTACAACGTAAGCAACTTCCTGATGGCCATCATCAAGCTCGCACAGACCAACCTCCGTGCCATCATCGGCGAGATGGAGCTCGACGAGACGCTCTCCGGAAGGGACATAATCAACGCCAAGCTGCGCGAGGAGCTTGACAAGATAACCGACCGCTGGGGTGTCAAGATAACCCGCGTTGAGATACAGCGCATAGACCCGCCGCGGGACATACAGGAGGCAATGGCCAAGCAGATGACGGCAGAGCGTGAGAAGAGGGCCATGATACTCCTCGCGGAGGGTGAGAGGGAGAGCAAGATAAAGAAAGCCGAGGGTGAAAAGCAGGCGGCCATACTCCGGGCCGAGGGTGAGAAGCAGAGGCAGATACTCGTCGCCGAGGGTCAGGCCGAGGCAATACGAAAGGTCCTCGAGGCACTCTCGATGGCCGACGAGAAGTACCTCGCCCTCCAGTACATCGAGAAGCTCCCCGAACTCGGAAGGCAGGGCAACCTGATCGTGCCCTACGACACCGAGTCCCTAATCGGACTGCTGAGGATACTCCAGAAGGTGAAGGACATCCCGATGCCCGAGACGCCGGAACCTTCCGGCGGCGATGGCGGGGAGGAAGTGACCCCCTCCGAGCCTGGTGAAGGCAACTCGGATTTGAACCCGGAAAAGGCTTAA